From the genome of Azospirillum brasilense, one region includes:
- a CDS encoding PAS domain-containing sensor histidine kinase, with protein MSVLTRSYAFAALGLAVGVGLMAGPSGSPAVLGFAGVLGAAGFGGLFWTGRERRRSDRLAADVARLEALLAASPHPWCAWSADGAVSAAPGCAGLLGAALGQDIAGAFADTDAPRVAEAIRRLRGGGEGFRIEATTRGGRRLLLSGRRAGGLSEGTEGAGHRDAGHQNVVWLEDITDRCTERETLTREQRDAESALAELRAAVDALPLPVWLRGAGQTLSWCNRSYARAVDSDPAAVPESGKELSDAGRSLAQRALRSGVAQSERVSTVIGTERRLLEVTEAPLPAPDGGGTLVVGYALDVTAVEEMRGELSRHLAAHGEVLERLGAAIAIFGADTRLTFFNQAYARLWDLEESWLRSQPTHGEILEELRTRRRLPEYADYQSYKRERLSRYTRLLEPVEELMHLPDGTTLRSLAAPHPLGGLMQILEDVTNTLALESSYNTLIAVQQETLDNLAEGIAVFGGDGRLKLSNPAFARVWDLDDEDLLGEPHISGLFERMRPFLENGGDWDSLKDEMIGATLERAVRSGRLERADGSVVEFSTLPLPDGAVLNSYLDVTDSARLEQALRASNAALEAADQLKSEFIANVSHHLRNPLNGIIGFAEVLANQYFGELNPRQIEYVKGVLNAGERLLELIDDVVDMTSLGAGVTTLDRGTVDVPDLLETVGELTREWARREGLRLDLTAPSALGEVEGDERRLKQALFTLVVGAIRHPPTDRRIQLSGERTAGALVLTVGSGAGPGEAALPSRYDRNDPRGAAALGLSLVRNVMELHGGRLEVEEWPGHGTRFRCVLPLPPTSDPKLS; from the coding sequence GTGAGTGTCCTGACCCGATCATACGCCTTCGCCGCGCTGGGGCTGGCGGTGGGAGTCGGCCTGATGGCCGGGCCCTCCGGCTCGCCCGCCGTGCTGGGCTTTGCCGGCGTCCTCGGCGCCGCCGGGTTCGGCGGACTGTTCTGGACCGGCAGGGAGCGCCGCCGCAGCGACCGGCTGGCGGCCGATGTGGCGCGCCTGGAGGCCCTGCTGGCCGCCTCCCCCCACCCCTGGTGCGCCTGGAGCGCCGATGGCGCCGTCAGCGCGGCGCCGGGCTGCGCCGGGCTGCTCGGTGCCGCGCTCGGCCAGGACATCGCGGGCGCCTTCGCCGACACCGACGCCCCTCGGGTCGCTGAGGCCATCCGCCGCCTGCGCGGCGGGGGCGAGGGCTTCCGAATCGAGGCCACGACCCGTGGCGGGCGGCGCCTGCTGCTGAGCGGGCGGCGGGCCGGCGGGCTGTCCGAAGGAACGGAAGGCGCCGGGCACCGGGACGCCGGACACCAGAACGTCGTCTGGCTGGAGGACATCACCGACCGTTGCACCGAGCGGGAGACGCTCACCCGCGAACAGCGCGACGCCGAATCGGCGCTGGCCGAGCTGCGCGCGGCGGTGGACGCCCTGCCGTTGCCGGTGTGGCTGCGCGGCGCCGGGCAGACGCTGTCCTGGTGCAACCGCTCCTACGCCCGTGCCGTGGATTCCGACCCCGCCGCCGTGCCGGAAAGCGGCAAGGAGCTGAGCGACGCCGGGCGCTCCCTGGCGCAACGCGCGCTTCGCAGCGGGGTCGCCCAGTCGGAGCGGGTCTCCACCGTCATCGGCACCGAGCGTCGCCTGCTGGAGGTCACCGAGGCCCCCCTGCCCGCCCCCGACGGCGGCGGCACGCTGGTCGTCGGCTACGCGCTGGACGTCACGGCGGTGGAGGAGATGCGCGGCGAACTGAGCCGCCATCTCGCCGCCCATGGCGAGGTGCTGGAGCGGCTGGGTGCGGCCATCGCCATCTTCGGTGCCGACACGCGGCTGACCTTCTTCAACCAAGCCTACGCCCGGCTGTGGGACCTGGAGGAGTCCTGGCTGCGCAGCCAGCCCACCCACGGCGAGATCCTGGAGGAGCTGCGCACCCGCCGCCGCCTGCCCGAATACGCCGACTACCAGAGCTACAAGCGCGAGCGGCTGAGCCGCTACACCCGCCTGCTGGAGCCGGTCGAGGAGCTGATGCACCTGCCGGACGGCACGACTCTGCGCAGCCTCGCCGCCCCCCACCCGCTGGGCGGGCTGATGCAGATCCTGGAGGACGTGACCAACACGCTGGCCCTGGAATCCTCCTACAACACGCTGATTGCCGTGCAGCAGGAGACGCTGGACAATCTGGCCGAAGGCATCGCGGTGTTCGGCGGCGACGGGCGGCTGAAGCTGTCCAACCCGGCCTTCGCGCGCGTCTGGGACCTCGACGACGAGGACCTGCTGGGCGAGCCGCACATCTCTGGCCTGTTCGAGCGGATGCGGCCCTTTCTGGAGAACGGCGGCGACTGGGACAGCCTGAAGGACGAGATGATCGGCGCGACCCTGGAGCGCGCCGTGCGCTCGGGCCGTCTGGAGCGGGCGGACGGGTCGGTGGTGGAGTTCTCCACCCTGCCGCTGCCCGACGGGGCGGTGCTGAACAGCTATCTGGACGTCACCGACAGCGCCCGGCTGGAGCAGGCGCTGCGCGCCTCCAACGCCGCGCTGGAGGCGGCCGACCAGCTGAAGAGCGAGTTCATCGCCAACGTCTCGCACCATCTGCGCAACCCGCTGAACGGCATCATCGGCTTCGCCGAGGTGCTGGCGAACCAGTATTTCGGGGAACTGAACCCGCGCCAGATCGAGTATGTGAAGGGCGTGCTGAACGCGGGCGAGCGGCTGCTGGAGCTGATCGACGACGTGGTCGACATGACCAGCCTGGGGGCCGGGGTGACCACGCTGGACCGCGGCACCGTGGACGTGCCCGACCTGCTGGAGACGGTGGGCGAGCTGACGCGCGAATGGGCGCGGCGCGAGGGGCTGCGCCTCGACCTCACCGCCCCGTCGGCGCTGGGCGAGGTGGAGGGCGACGAGCGGCGGCTGAAGCAGGCGCTCTTCACCCTGGTCGTCGGCGCCATCCGCCACCCGCCGACGGACCGCCGCATCCAGCTGTCGGGGGAGCGGACCGCCGGCGCCCTCGTGCTGACCGTGGGCAGCGGCGCCGGGCCGGGCGAGGCCGCCCTGCCCTCGCGCTACGACCGCAACGACCCGCGCGGGGCCGCGGCGCTCGGCCTGTCGCTGGTCCGCAACGTCATGGAGCTGCACGGCGGGCGGCTGGAGGTCGAGGAGTGGCCGGGCCACGGCACCCGCTTCCGTTGCGTCCTGCCGCTTCCGCCCACCTCCGATCCAAAGCTCTCCTGA
- a CDS encoding NAD(P)/FAD-dependent oxidoreductase, translated as MPQIDRTPSPVDSRPHVVIVGAGFGGLACAEALGGTNIRVTIIDRNNYHLFVPLLYQVATAALSPADIAEPIRRIVSRHPNIDVVMGEVTGVDRAAKRVELADGSFVPYDRLVLATGSSYSYFGHDDWAEIAPGLKTIENARRIRARLLMNFEQAEMCEDPTRQKALMTTIVVGGGPTGVEMAGAVAELARFTLARDFRRIDPRTARVLLVEAGPRILSTFPDDLGQYARRKLEELGVVVLTGQAVESITPEGATVGGRFIPAGAIVWGAGVKASPAGSWLGVETDRSGRIPVNADMSVPGVPDVYALGDTAALAGDDGTPLPGLAQVAKQQGEHLGGGLEASLLRGQPLEPFRFRNRGNTAIVGRSAAVFDFGTRKLKGWFAWVLWAIVHVYLLVNFHKRMLVTMQWLWRWATYQRGARLITTDRPVSAAESVTSPHGGSAEPFRDVRRGQG; from the coding sequence GTGCCGCAGATCGACCGCACCCCCTCGCCCGTGGACAGCCGCCCCCATGTCGTGATCGTCGGCGCGGGGTTCGGCGGACTGGCCTGTGCGGAGGCCCTGGGGGGGACGAACATCCGCGTCACCATCATCGACCGGAACAACTATCACCTGTTCGTGCCGCTGCTTTATCAGGTGGCGACCGCCGCCCTGTCGCCCGCCGACATCGCCGAGCCGATCCGCCGCATCGTCAGCCGGCACCCCAACATCGACGTGGTGATGGGCGAGGTGACCGGTGTCGACCGCGCGGCCAAGCGGGTGGAGCTGGCCGACGGCAGCTTCGTCCCCTACGACCGGCTGGTGCTGGCCACCGGCTCCTCCTACAGCTATTTCGGGCACGACGACTGGGCGGAGATCGCCCCCGGCCTGAAGACCATCGAGAACGCCCGGCGGATCCGCGCCCGGCTGCTGATGAATTTCGAGCAGGCCGAGATGTGCGAGGACCCGACCCGGCAGAAGGCGCTGATGACCACCATCGTGGTCGGCGGCGGCCCCACCGGCGTGGAGATGGCCGGGGCGGTGGCCGAGCTGGCCCGCTTCACGCTGGCCCGCGACTTCCGCCGCATCGACCCGCGCACCGCCCGCGTCCTGCTGGTCGAGGCCGGGCCGCGCATCCTGTCCACCTTCCCCGACGACCTCGGCCAGTACGCCCGCCGCAAGCTTGAGGAGCTGGGCGTCGTCGTGCTGACCGGGCAGGCGGTGGAGAGCATCACGCCGGAGGGCGCCACGGTCGGCGGGCGCTTCATCCCGGCGGGGGCCATCGTGTGGGGCGCCGGGGTCAAGGCATCGCCCGCCGGCTCCTGGCTGGGGGTGGAGACCGACCGCAGCGGGCGCATCCCGGTCAACGCCGACATGTCGGTGCCGGGCGTGCCGGACGTCTACGCGCTGGGCGACACGGCGGCGCTGGCTGGCGACGATGGCACGCCGCTGCCCGGTCTGGCCCAGGTCGCCAAGCAGCAGGGCGAGCATCTCGGCGGCGGGCTGGAGGCCAGCCTGCTGCGCGGCCAGCCGCTGGAGCCCTTCCGCTTCCGCAACCGCGGCAACACCGCCATCGTCGGGCGCAGCGCCGCCGTTTTCGATTTCGGGACGCGCAAGCTGAAGGGCTGGTTCGCCTGGGTGCTGTGGGCGATCGTCCATGTCTATCTGCTGGTGAACTTCCACAAGCGGATGCTGGTCACCATGCAGTGGCTGTGGCGCTGGGCCACCTACCAGCGCGGCGCGCGGCTGATCACCACCGACCGTCCGGTGTCGGCGGCCGAGTCCGTCACCTCGCCGCATGGCGGGAGCGCCGAGCCCTTCCGGGACGTGAGGCGCGGCCAGGGCTGA
- a CDS encoding ATP-binding protein, producing the protein METARKSRLLVARRWLPDSIASRLVLTVVLALLLTQAVSALVYLTDRPPGPPAHSMRVLVQRVTAIVQLVESTPPQERRRLVKAIDDPVLRVDWNPETPRFANQREGFPFDRLRRAIRGELDDPDRAVVVEVRRERPMPGPFPVDEHRWGTDVRLSVGLKDGSWLTFVGGDPLEGPFRLLRFALWMAGIVGAVALVSVWTARRMTAPIARFADAAERLGVDGEAPPLPEAGPQELRAATRAFNRMQARLARFVADRTQMVAAMSHDLRTPLTRLRLRAELVEDPEMQRKMLADLDEMAAMINATLAFARDDAKHEPRGPLDLADLLQSLCDDRVDAGHEAAYEGPAHATVDGRPVALRRAFANLMDNAIAYGGGLTVRLRPADGELRVEIEDSGPGIPEAEFEKVFAPFYRLERSRSRDTGGVGLGLATARTVVRGHGGDIALANRPEGGLRVTVTLPR; encoded by the coding sequence ATGGAGACAGCCCGCAAGAGCCGCCTGCTGGTGGCCCGGCGCTGGCTGCCGGACAGCATCGCCTCGCGGCTGGTGCTGACCGTGGTGCTGGCGCTGCTGCTGACCCAGGCGGTCAGCGCGCTGGTCTATCTGACCGACCGCCCTCCGGGACCGCCGGCCCACAGCATGCGTGTCCTCGTCCAGCGCGTCACCGCCATCGTCCAGCTCGTGGAGAGCACCCCGCCGCAGGAGCGGCGGCGGCTGGTCAAAGCGATTGACGACCCCGTGCTGCGGGTGGACTGGAATCCCGAGACGCCGCGCTTCGCCAACCAGCGCGAGGGCTTTCCCTTCGACCGGCTGCGCCGCGCCATCCGTGGCGAACTGGACGATCCCGACCGCGCCGTGGTGGTCGAGGTCCGGCGGGAACGCCCGATGCCCGGCCCCTTCCCGGTGGACGAGCACCGTTGGGGCACCGATGTCCGGCTGTCGGTGGGGCTGAAGGACGGGTCCTGGCTGACCTTCGTCGGCGGCGACCCGCTGGAGGGGCCGTTCCGGCTGCTGCGCTTCGCGCTGTGGATGGCCGGCATCGTCGGGGCGGTGGCTCTGGTCTCGGTCTGGACGGCGCGCCGCATGACCGCCCCCATCGCGCGCTTCGCCGACGCGGCGGAGCGGCTGGGCGTGGACGGCGAGGCACCGCCCCTGCCCGAAGCCGGCCCCCAGGAGTTGCGCGCCGCCACCCGCGCCTTCAACCGGATGCAGGCGCGTCTGGCCCGCTTTGTCGCCGACCGCACGCAGATGGTGGCGGCGATGAGCCACGATCTGCGCACCCCGCTGACCCGCCTGCGCCTGCGCGCCGAACTGGTCGAGGACCCGGAGATGCAGCGCAAGATGCTCGCCGACCTCGACGAGATGGCGGCGATGATCAACGCCACGCTGGCCTTCGCCCGCGACGACGCCAAGCACGAGCCGCGCGGCCCACTCGACCTCGCCGACCTGTTGCAGAGTCTGTGTGACGACCGCGTGGACGCCGGTCACGAGGCGGCCTACGAGGGGCCGGCGCACGCGACGGTGGACGGGCGCCCGGTGGCTCTGCGCCGCGCCTTTGCCAACCTGATGGACAACGCCATCGCCTATGGCGGCGGCTTGACCGTGCGCTTGCGGCCCGCGGACGGGGAACTGCGGGTGGAGATCGAGGATAGCGGCCCCGGCATCCCGGAGGCCGAGTTCGAGAAGGTCTTCGCCCCCTTCTACCGGCTGGAGCGCTCGCGCTCCCGCGACACCGGCGGGGTGGGGCTGGGGCTGGCCACCGCCCGCACGGTGGTGCGCGGCCACGGCGGCGACATCGCGCTGGCGAACCGCCCGGAAGGCGGCCTGCGGGTGACGGTGACCCTGCCACGGTGA